The nucleotide sequence CGTTTGTGAAAGTCAATTTGTCGCCTTCGACATAAAATATATCTGCATATTCAGTACAGATATCTAAAATCAGTTCTTGTTCTTCGCAATTTAGGTGATCAATTCTTAGTTGTTCTTTAATTATTCTTGTTCTATCTACTACGGGTTCTCCAAAATCATTTCCGTTGTAGGCTAGGATTGTCTCCGAATTTTTGAAAGGTTCAATTGAAATGTCTGAAAATTCGATTGTCTTCGGCATAGCATTAGCATTTAGGACGGAAGTTAAGAATTCTCCATTTTCGTCTACATGGACTAATGCATGAGGTAATctaactttttctatttcttgagCTGATAATATGGCATCTGTATTTGATAAGTTGCATTTTAGTCTGCATATTTGTTCGGTCCGGCTGTCAATGGTAATTATGTTTTTTCCTTTTATTCATTTTCTCTCCGGTCTTTCAAGATTGTTGTCTTGATCTCGGTTATTTACGATAGTGTATTTTTCATTCATAGGGCTTTGGTATTTTAAATTTGATTCCTGTTTAGAATctggtttaatttttattttaggttcGTTTTGTCTTGTTTCCGTAGGGTGTGTCGGTGATATGTCTTTAGGAGGTGTGTTTGTATCGTGTCCTACCTTGTGAAGGGTGAgagttttaaaatttgtatgcaACTGTCGGGATTTGAGATCTATTACGCATTCATAATGATCTAGAAAGTCTAGGCCTATTATGCCATCGAAGTCAAtgtctaaattgaaaataaagacTTTGTGGGGATTATCGTCAGTGAAAGGGATAAGGACAGATTctgttattaacaatttttgaTCGGTTATACCTTGGATAGTAACGTTTTCAGGAAATCTATTATGATAATTGCGTGCTGTGTTTTCTTTGAAAACAGTGATTCCAGCACCTGTGTcgattaaaagtttaaaagtattGGTAGCATCgttaatgtaatataaatttttggAACTCATGGTATGAAATGGGGTTACAGGAACCTTTGTTCGGGAAAATTGAGATCCGGATGAAAATTGTCTAAGTTGAGTGCCTGGATTTGTTCTTGGATATTCGTAATATCCGTTGAATGGTTCGTATGGTTGGGAGGATGATTTTGATTCTGAAGTGAAAGAAAATCCTGATAATTTTCTGTGTCGAGTGTGTTATTGGTTTCGTAAAAGTTATCTGTTTGTGGATTATTTTCTGTATAATAATCTGTTTCATAGTTTTCGTAGTTATcggtattataataattattatctgtatagtaatcgtCTGTATAATAGTTAGTCGTCATTTCATCAGGGTATTCATTTAGAACATGTGCCCTTTGAAAATTTGGGTTTCTTTGAATAACGGATGGacgattttgattttgattttgagaTGAAAAGGAAGGTCTCTGTTGGTTGAAATTTGGATTGTTGGAGGAATATTGATTCCTATTAGGGTTTTGATTGTTTTGATAGTTGTTAGGTCCATTATTATATTGGTTTTGATAACCGTTAGGCCTAGAAAAAGATTGATTTGGTTGTACGAAACGGGAAGAACGGCATTCAAAATTTTGATGACCTATTCGGCCACAATTTGTGCATTTTGTAAATTGAGACGAGGGTCTTCTCATTGGCTGAGAGGGTTTAGGAATAGTTGTCTTAGAATTGGATTTTTGTTCTTCAAAATATGACAATTGAAGTTCGCGTCGGATACGATTGCTTGCTTCAATGAGATCTTTAGGGTTACTAGCCCTAATAATTTGTCCTAGACGAGGTTCTAAACCGGTTAAAAGTGTGTTTAGGGCCATGGTATCGATTAAGTCACATTGGGCGGTTTTTTGTTCTGCGGATAAATCTGCAATTTGGATCGAGGCGTACATTTTTGCATTCAAAATTTGTAAGCGATTAAAGAAAGTTAGAGGAGATTCGTTAGATAGTTGTCTTAGTCTTTGTAAGTCTTGTATTAAGGAGGTCAGGTCTCTACTGTCTCCGAAATGTAGATTTAGtaattgttttatttctttataagaAAGTGGTTTTCTAGAATTAATTAGCTGTGCAGCTTTACCTttgagtttattttttatgtgaatCGTTAAAAGAACGCGCTGATCGCCTGTAGCCATCTTAATAGCACAGTCGCACGCATCTAAAAATGTTGAAAGAGAAATCGGATCGCCTTCAAATTCTGGGATAATGGAAAAAATTTCCGAAAGCTTATATGGTTCGATTTCTTGTTGAGTTTGGGAACGTGTCTCGGGCATTTTGCGGGATATTTTTAAACGAATATGAAAAAAAAGAAGTCTGGAGAAATATAAAATATCTGTATGTAAgggagaaaaaaaaatatgtagtggTATATAAAGGgcaaaatgtatcaataaaaataaaaatgttatatagagacaaaatgtatcaataaaaataTCAAGAGAAAATATACCAAAATATAGCAAGTAAAAATATGTCAATAAAATATGGTAGAAATATACCAAGTAATAAAAATATGTCAATAAAATATCAGTATAAAATAGTATAAAGAAAAATGTCAATATTAATACTTTCAAATATTAGATAAtcaaattgtattttattttttttatgtatcttgatTAATAATTGACTTGCAGTATAGTCAATTtcgtaaattattaaaacaaaattattaacgAGATGATTCAAAATCCACTTACATAAAGAAGAACATCGGGACGCCTTGTTCTCTCTGCTCAGCTACCAGGGGCTTCACTAGGTGTTCCTTCCGTAGATCACAGGAGTGAGGTTGTTCGGAGATGCTTTCTTCTTTAAGTGTCGTCTTGTTCTCTCTGATCGGCTACCAGGGGCTTCACTGGGTGTTCCTTCCGTAGTTCACAGGAGTGAGGACTTCCGTAGATTCTTTGATCCGTTAAGGGATGAGAATCCGCCGCTGCCAGTGAGTATACACGTGTTCTAGCAACGTTAAAcggatcctactgactgcgccaattgtTAGATCACTGATCACgtatttgactttttaaaaaaagattttatttgttACACAATAAGTTTACATAATAGtacaaagttaaattaatttaaaatgactACAATAACTGGACTGGTCGAAGTTGCAGCTAAGAGTGGTCCCGGCATCTGAAAATGGTAATTTATAGGTTTGGTATAAAGTGCTGAATCGCTGTTCCCATGAATGTTGGCCAACGGTTCGTACAAAGTTCCTCTGCTGCTTGCTCAGCGGTTTCTGTGGGAATGGTATGATGAAATATGAAGTCGGCGAACTTAGGCTAGTTCAAGGTTAATATTTTCTcatataacatatatatatatatatatatatatatatatatatatatatatatatatatatattttctcatataacatatatatatatatatatatatatatatatatatatatattgtaatgatatattatttttgatatttataatGGATATTATTGTGAAATAGGGTTTTTGTCGCGGTTCTGAAAGAATTAGtttgttaaatagttttttatatgtttttattataatctaaattgaacataaaattgaatgtttaaatgtgataacaaaaaaaaatatagaaatctAAATTTGAAAAACAATAACTTTAACTTGAAAAACTTcctacaattaaataaaacaaattccAGTACCTTATAATTACTGTCACTGAATGCCttcttattaatattttataaaatttgaattGTTGGATGGCTGAAAAATTAATGGATGTAAGACCAGGTCAATTGTCAGTGTCAAAactgtcaaataaaatatttcttttctttcttcTCAATTTTAATTCAACTTTCAACTCCAGGATCAGGAAACAGGAtactattattaatatattgtttcaaaaattattaatatttacaattatggatacttcacaaattcttctttatatTTCTAATAAATTATCCACACTATGCTGGTTCAAATTCAGGATAcatagtatttttatatattaaaggATACTTTACCAAATTATAAGTAAGTTTTCttcaaatatttatctaatttctTTTCGATTATACCAAATTTATCATGTTTATGCTAAATTATTAattttctgttaattttcaaATCTTTTTCTCTATCAAATTTATAGCTTCATTTCTAATTTCTTGACTGCCTCCtcctttttatcaaatttttattccagaacattccaaacgaaaaacaaaaaacattatgACAAATAGAAAACTTCAATTCCTTCTTTTTTAACATACTATGTCAAATTACTATGTCATCCACCATCCTATAgagttatttttgttttattatttattttaattgattttaaggCATTTCAGATCAGAATTATAACTTCTGTATAAAATTAACATcttaaatgttaaatattattattttaacctATAATTATTGTTTGAAATGTCCATTTATCTATTTACATTatctcaattattaaaaaaaaaacaaatataagtcCCTACATAAGGTTTTAATAAATTTCTTATGCTAATTTTGAATGTCCTCATATAAATGATAtgatctttaataatttttatactattctatgatatattttctataaattacATCAATAATCGCCATTTCAGTCCATTTTGGTTTCTAAACACTTTAATCGGATACTACGTTCTCCGATCTTCGACATACTCTGTTTTAGGACATAGTCATATCGTTACAATTACcccaaaataatgttaaaaaaattgaatgtaattaaaattttttcaaacattaaTTTTCCTTTATTCTATGCAAATTCTTAAATCTAATATTAATCtaataaaataactcaaaaaaattcATAAACAAACTAATACATTCATCCCATTCATCTGCTATCATCTAATActcttttatgtaaaaaaatgccTCATGACGTAACACAAATAACCTGACTACTAACTGTCACTCATGGAACATACTGAACATACCTTAAATTTATCTATGTCAAAATTGTCAATGTCAATTCAGATGCCATTTTGTGTTTAGTGTTTACATGTTTACATTTACATTTTGTATGTATTTACATCTTCTAATGCTTCTAATTactgtatttttatatttatatcaatgcaaatatgtgatattttaaAACCTATACCATTCTGTGTTTTTTTAAACGCTAGACTGTGTCGTTCTTAGCAGTTGGAATTACAAATTTTATACAGAAAATCTCTGGCAAACAATGTGATTTATAGTAAGTATTACATACTTTTGAAAGTTATTCAGTCTCATCATgataatatttgaaaatatcatTAATGTGGAATATGCCTCTAATTTTATTATCTGCATCCATCAACACATAACTATTTATTGCATTCTGATTTGTTATGATATAAGGGCCTTCAAATAAGGGTTGAAATTTTTTACATAGATTTTCTCTCAAATTTCCTCTTCTGAGATTTCTGACTAGTACTTGTTCTCCTCTTTGAAATGTTATTGGTTTCTTTATTTTTCGATTATGTTTTCTCACATATTTTTCAGCTTTCCTCATGATTCTTTGATTTACTTTTTGTAACACTGCTTCATACTTATCTTTATTATATTCACTAATCCATTTTCTGTTTCCTATATGTCCAAACATTAAATATTCTGGTATTTCTTCTGTATTTAAATTATgggtattatttaaaaaatattctacTTCATGTACATGCTGCTCCCAAGTTAGATGATTTTCATAACATACAAtccttaaatatttaattacttctTTAATATATCTTTCTGCTGGGTTTGCCTGTGGATGCCTTATACTTGTAAAATGCATCTTGATACCCTTTTTCTCACAAAATGTTCGAAGATTTTGGTTGTTAAAATAGGTAGCGTTATCAATGATACAATTTCTAAATGGTCCTATTTCTTCAGAAAATTGATTAATATATATCTTTAATGTTTTAACATTTGTTCTTGAGCATGGATATAgcttaataaattttgtatataaatCAACTATCACTAGTATATGCTTTTTTCCTGTTGGACTGggaattaaatttgaaataaaatccATGGAAACTGTGTTTAGTTTTTCATATGAAACATTAGACttatatgtgtttttatttttgaaattcttttctttatttaattgacatACATGACACTGTGTAGTGATTTCTTTTGCTATGCTCAGATCATTCTTTGTAAAATAATTATCCCTAAAGAGCATCCAAAGCTTTCTTGATCCTATATGCACGTAATTGTTATGTAAATCTTTCATTATTTCCTTGGTCAAACTTCTACTGATTACATATACTTCTATTCCATTGATTATTTTATAATACACCCCATCTTTACTAAGTTGCTTTTCCTTTTCCTCAAGATTGATTTGATCTCTCATTATCTGTTTTTTAGAGTATAACCCTGTGCTTTCTACTAATTGATTTATTCCAACTTTTAGTGTTCTTTGTCCATTTTGTGGTATATTTTCTAACCTTGACAAAGCATCTGCCACTATGTTTGATTTTCCTGAAATATATTTGATTTCAAAACTATATTCACTTAGTAGTAGGCTCCAACGGTGGACTCGACTGTttccatatttgttttttaatatagaTGTTAATGCTTGATGATCTGTTTCGATGGTAAAATCATTACCCAATAAATAAAATCTTAATTTTGTGACACAGTGTATGATACTTGCTAATTCTAATTCTGATACTGAGTACCCCTTTTCGTGTGGCTTTGTAATTCTTGAAATAAATTGTATCGGGTAATCTACTCCATTATATGTTTGTAATAATACCCCCGATAATCTCTCAATTGATGCATCTGTTCTTAACGTGAATGGTTTTGTATAGTCAGGATGGTATACTTGTAAATTTgtcagaaaaatattttttatttcttggaATGCTAGTTCTCTCCTCTCGTTCCATTTCCATCGTACATCTTTTCTTAATAGTTCAAGTAATGGAATTTCTTTTTTACTTAGGTCTGGTATCATccttttataataattaactatACCAATAAATCCTCTTAAAGTTCTTAAATTGTGTGGTGTTTTATATTCTTGAATAACCTGTATTCGTTCTGGATCCATCTCTATTCCTTTAGTGTTAAGTTTATATCCTAGATATattacttctttttgaaaaaatttacatttttcttGATTTATTTTTAGTCCAACTTCATCTAATCTGTCAATTATAATTTTTAGGTGTTTTTTGTGATCCTCAGccgttttagaaaaaattaatatatcaTCAATGTAGTGAATTACAAAATGTTCATATTGATCCAATATATCATGAAGACATCTACATAAAGCACTGCAAGATGATTGAAGTCCAAATGGTACTACTTTGAACTGATAGACAACTCCATCTATCTGAAATCCTGTATACTGTCTACTTTTCCTTTCTAGGGGAATTAACCAGAAACTATGCCGCAAATCGATTTTTGTGAAAAAAGACATTCCTGTAATTCTTCCTAATATTCCATCTATACTCATTGGTGCTTCAAATTGCTTTTCGGTGATATTGTTAATATTCCTTGCATCTAGACATAATCTGATTTCACCTGATGCTTTACGTACTACTACTATTGGGTTTATAAAACGTGTATCTGCCTTTTCAATGATGCCATCTTTTAGCATGTTCTTAATTTCTCTGTTTACTTCTTCTCTATATTTATATGGTATTGGGTATGAttttattttaaagtctttttcTTCCTTAACCTTTATACTATGGGTATAATTTTGTGCAATTCTATtttctttattgataagcccctTGTGTTGCTGCAATATGGAAACGACTATTAATTTATATTGTTCAGGGCAACTTAAACTTTCtgtaacttcttcttctttacaaataaaattatttttcattataAAATCATTAGTCCTTCCTTCCAATTTTACGCACTCCGCTCCGTAGGCATCCTTCTGCTCAAATTTACCATTCCTTAAATAttcattataattattattctttttaatattattggACATTTCCCTATCATAATACATTTTCTCTtcatcaacataattattttctTGTAATATTATACCATCAACTCTTATTCCTTGTTCCACCTCTTCTCTCTCCATAAACCCTATTTGTTGCCCTTCCAAAGTTAccattttttcttcaaaatctaTCTTTACTTTATACTTTTCCAGTTCGTCATTTCCCATTAAAACGTCAACACATAAGTCCTTGACAATAAATCCTTGCATACTAATTTGTTTATTAAgaatatcaattttaaaattaaccAGTCTATTAATTTCTCCCAGCTTCTTATTATTTGCacctattattttaatttttggaaccTTGATTATATCTGTTAATtttaatgtattaaaaataaaattttccgaGACTAGAGTACTttctgaaccagtatcaatcataaccTTAATCATGCTATTTTGGGCCATAGCatttatataaattaaattaatagattcaaaatttttatattcatctaAAGAAATAAATTCCGAAGGTTTTTCATAATGACAATGGCCCAACTTGAAATTCAGAAAGTCCTCTACATAAAATTTGGATTATTAGGATTGTCAGATTGTGTCTGATCATTTGGATCTAATTCTCGATGTCTTTCACTGCTTTCACTTCTACTATTCATATTTTCTTGCCATGTACTATTCCGTTGACTGTCTTCGCAGCTCTGACCCCTTACATAATTTACCTGTCTGTTGTAATTATATCTTTGTGCATTTCTCCTGGTGTTAAAGTCTTgcctattataattattattattattaaaattctcTCTATTACCTTGTCTCTCTTGTCTATTATCATtagtattattattaaaattctcTCTATTACCTTGTCTCTCATAACTAGTATTATTgttgttattaaaattttgaGAATTACTACCATACCTATTATTGTTATATGATTGTCTATTTTTACTATTATTACTTGTAATATAACCTCTTTGTACTCTTTGAATAAAGTTAATAAAACTGTCTACTGTTTGAATGTTTTGTACTGTGACTGTTTGCACAACGTCCGCATCAAAGTGTCTAGAAACATTCAAAACTGTTTCGTCTTCTCTAAGAGGTGGTTCTAAATATTTTGCAACAGTTATTAATTTTAAAGCATAATCTACCATATTTAAACTTAAATTGCGATTATACTTTCCAAAATATAAAACTTCCCTAAATCTAGCTTGTTCTAATTCACCCCAATAATAATTTAAGaatttattttcaaatgtttGCAGATTATCTAAATCGTTTTCAATGCTGGCAAACCAGGTTGCTGCATTGTCACTTAATGTCATTCTAATATAATCTTTTATATCATTAATATTATTCACTGATCTTAGTTTATGTTTTAAACTATTTATGTATACTCTAGGATGTAAATTTTTTATGTTACCAGAGAATTTTATACATGTCTCATTTGTTAAATTCAAGTAAGGTCTCCCTATGTCTCTTATTTGTGAAATGTCTTCTATTCTCTGTTCTACATTCCTTATTTGATGGTTGTTTGTTTGGATATTTTGTAGCATATCATCtaatttttcttcagtttttctcCTTTCTTCGTAAATTTTTGCTTCTAAGTTATATTTTTGGATTTCTATGTTCCGTTccatatctatattattatctttaataatcatatttatttctttcctttcattttctattattttcttGTAGTCATTACGTATATCTTTTATTTCACTTGCTAGTTTTTTCTCTAAAGCATCAAATTTTTCATCCATCTGTTTTTCTAATCGTTTCACAATTTTAGcattattttcttccatttttctgGAATGCTCTTCcaatttttgttccatttttttcatatcttctttGATTTCTTTAGAATTCTCTTC is from Diabrotica virgifera virgifera chromosome 9, PGI_DIABVI_V3a and encodes:
- the LOC126891449 gene encoding GATA zinc finger domain-containing protein 4-like translates to MSQGRKGLRNKKNEEDVEVEENVEVDGETQQAEQEQSVAQVLQETTGITQEREENVNMTALMSLMMQINKKLEENSKEIKKDMKKMEYNMEEKSKEIKEDMKKMEYNMEENSKEIKEDMKKMEQKLEEHSRKMEENNAKIVKRLEKQMDEKFDALEKKLASEIKDIHMERNIEIQKYNLEAKIYEERRKTEEKLDDMLQNIQTNNHQIRNVEQRIEDISQIRDIGRPYLNLTNETCIKFSGNIKNLHPRVYINSLKHKLRSVNNINDIKDYIRMTLSDNAATWFASIENDLDNLQTFENKFLNYYWGELEQARFREVLYFGKYNRNLSLNMVDYALKLITVAKYLEPPLREDETVLNVSRHFDADVVQTVTVQNIQTVDSFINFIQRVQRGYITSNNSKNRQSYNNNRYGSNSQNFNNNNNTSYERQGNRENFNNNTNDNRQERQGNRENFNNNNNYNRQDFNTRRNAQRYNYNRQVNYVRGQSCEDSQRNSTWQENMNSRSESSERHRELDPNDQTQSDNPNNPNFM